One genomic region from Biomphalaria glabrata chromosome 7, xgBioGlab47.1, whole genome shotgun sequence encodes:
- the LOC106069733 gene encoding ER membrane protein complex subunit 8-like: MADPTITVQAHCKLLLHAAKYPHAAVNGILLAEDCKGKESSKGLKYVDCVPLFHVSLGLSPMLEIALLQIDAYCKGKGLVIAGYYQANENYNDNEINHVASTIGKKIKENFHDGYLLVVDNRKVKSNCVSQPYKVFTLKENGWKEVDKKGGNSSEDELQKEECLEALLMSGEQRKLRDFDNHLDDVRNDWRNLEVNDMIKQLT, translated from the exons ATGGCTGATCCCACAATAACTGTTCAGGCTCACTGCAAGCTGTTATTGCATGCAGCGAAATATCCCCATGCAGCAGTAAATGGAATATTGTTAGCTGAAGATTGCAAAGGAAAAGAATCATCAAAAGGATTAAAATATGTTGACTGTGTTCCTCTTTTTCATGTTTCTTTGGGTCTTTCACCAATGCTAGAAATAGCACTGCTACAA ATTGATGCTTACTGTAAGGGTAAAGGTTTAGTGATAGCTGGCTACTACCAAGCCAATGAAAACTACAATGACAATGA aattaatcatgttgccagcaccattggtaaaaaaatcaaagaaaacttCCATGATGGTTATCTGCTTGTG GTTGATAATCGTAAAGTGAAGTCCAACTGTGTGTCACAGCCATATAAAGTGTTTACATTGAAAGAGAATGGATGGAAAGAAGTAGATAAAAA AGGTGGTAATTCATCAgaagatgaattacagaaagaGGAATGCCTTGAAGCTCTGTTAATGTCTGGTGAACAGAGAAAATTAAGAGATTTTGATAATCATCTTGATGATGTTCGAAATGATTGGCGTAATCTAGAAGTCAATGATATGATAAAACAGCTAACCTAG